In Pseudomonas sp. ADAK18, a single window of DNA contains:
- a CDS encoding LysR family transcriptional regulator, whose product MLRFDDLQLFVRAADLGSLSAAARVMDMSAAVASAALKRIEQQLGARLLARSTRSLRLTAEGEGFLEYARAALSSLDEGRRLLASGQDQVSGVLQLSAPSDFGRNQLLPWLDEFQAEYPKLSVRLLLGDRIADLFRQPVDIALRYGEPEDSSLIALPIAPQNVRVLCAAPSYLARHGEPRHLEQLAQHNCLLYMLGSRVHDHWSFHDGKREVSLTVTGDRFSDDADVVRRWAVAGVGIAYKSWLDVSSDVLAGRLRLLLPELQGERTPLNLLCAHRAQLSKPINLLREMLVSRCAKLTAQLPDRLIST is encoded by the coding sequence ATGCTGCGTTTTGATGATTTGCAGTTATTTGTCCGTGCCGCGGACCTGGGCAGCCTCTCGGCAGCGGCGCGGGTCATGGATATGTCGGCGGCGGTAGCCAGTGCTGCGTTGAAGCGTATCGAACAGCAACTCGGGGCACGGTTGTTGGCGCGCTCCACCCGCAGCCTGCGGCTGACGGCGGAAGGCGAAGGTTTTCTGGAGTACGCCCGTGCGGCCTTGAGTTCCCTGGATGAGGGGCGCCGGTTGTTAGCCAGCGGTCAGGACCAGGTCAGTGGTGTCTTGCAGTTGTCGGCGCCTTCGGACTTCGGCCGCAATCAGCTGTTGCCCTGGCTGGATGAGTTCCAGGCCGAATACCCCAAGCTGAGCGTGCGCTTGCTGCTGGGCGACCGCATCGCCGACCTGTTCCGCCAGCCAGTGGACATCGCCTTGCGCTACGGCGAACCCGAGGACTCCAGCCTGATTGCCTTGCCCATCGCCCCGCAAAACGTTCGGGTACTGTGCGCGGCGCCCAGCTACCTGGCCCGGCATGGCGAACCTCGTCACCTGGAGCAACTGGCCCAGCACAATTGCCTGCTGTACATGCTCGGCAGTCGGGTGCATGACCATTGGAGTTTTCACGACGGCAAGCGCGAGGTCAGCCTGACGGTGACGGGCGACCGTTTCAGTGACGATGCCGACGTGGTTCGGCGATGGGCCGTGGCGGGTGTCGGCATTGCCTATAAATCCTGGCTGGACGTCAGTTCTGATGTGTTGGCCGGGCGTCTGCGCCTGCTCCTGCCGGAGCTGCAAGGTGAGCGTACGCCGCTCAATCTGTTGTGCGCCCATCGCGCGCAGTTGAGCAAGCCGATCAACCTGCTGCGGGAAATGCTCGTGTCCCGTTGTGCGAAGTTGACTGCGCAGTTGCCAGACCGATTGATCTCTACGTAA